In Acinetobacter piscicola, a single window of DNA contains:
- a CDS encoding DUF4184 family protein produces the protein MPFTISHAVLAPPISKLTGHRLPIAALAIGCMTPDLYRLFTDANYDQSHQWSGLIFPNLLMGLCFCGLWYGLYRPMLFAFSGLNKALNLKNLNDYSGFILSIIVAVLVGVTTHIIWDGFTHVDFRTVAFKDVLSRQISIFQHSYPLHRVLQIGMSALALPILFWMIYRHHQHFRHTQPIHKNIKIYVIALFFLSIFSGFLSYFNFSESLTASTFSDDLYQYIGRSINYFFRAFLVVFSLGSLIFIILQKTCAIFSKS, from the coding sequence ATGCCTTTTACCATTTCTCATGCTGTTTTAGCGCCACCGATTTCTAAACTGACAGGACATCGTTTGCCGATTGCTGCATTGGCGATTGGCTGTATGACACCTGATTTATATCGTTTATTTACCGATGCAAATTATGATCAATCACACCAATGGTCAGGCTTGATCTTTCCCAATCTATTAATGGGCTTATGTTTCTGTGGACTTTGGTATGGGTTGTACCGCCCAATGCTATTTGCCTTTTCAGGGCTTAACAAAGCGTTAAATCTAAAAAATTTAAATGATTACTCAGGTTTTATACTCAGTATTATTGTGGCAGTTTTGGTTGGTGTGACCACGCATATTATTTGGGATGGTTTTACTCATGTTGATTTTCGAACGGTTGCGTTTAAGGACGTGTTAAGTCGCCAAATTTCTATTTTTCAGCATAGTTATCCTTTACATCGAGTTTTACAAATTGGCATGTCAGCATTGGCATTACCCATTCTATTTTGGATGATTTATCGCCACCACCAGCATTTTAGGCATACACAACCGATCCATAAAAATATTAAAATTTATGTCATTGCACTTTTTTTTCTCTCTATATTTTCAGGTTTTTTAAGTTACTTCAATTTTTCTGAAAGTCTCACTGCAAGTACATTTTCCGATGATTTATATCAGTATATCGGCAGATCAATTAATTATTTCTTTAGAGCATTTTTAGTCGTTTTTAGTTTAGGCAGTTTGATTTTTATCATTTTGCAGAAAACCTGTGCAATATTTTCCAAATCTTAA